A single window of Aspergillus oryzae RIB40 DNA, chromosome 8 DNA harbors:
- a CDS encoding Sec63 complex subunit SEC66 (preprotein translocase subunit Sec66): protein MVNWLSLAVPFAYLGVLIGSLATFSSLYRKRKAQKAYSLEPWFPAHLQRDIYFSLLHIDPPATSSKEKKAPAVPESVLKAALLRRAEEDIKRVLALRSQKQALGVLLQRGSVGDDLWQRFQRAEKEMEDEVRDVVSEANAYVPGWGQTIFQSANEMMNNTLYRERIAEQQAKLDEERQWWEKRRASIKEGFMKELDAEDSTSTAPPQKTEAPADTTPTTTSSSTPAIKTPESSGAPSSVTGSDDDAVLVEADEQPGSPASPSKKKKKGKK from the exons ATGGTAAACTGGCTCAGTCTCGCCGTGCCGTTCGCCTACCTAGGTGTTCTAATCGGCTCCCTAGCAACCTTCTCCTCATTATACCGCAAGCGCAAAGCCC AAAAGGCATACTCTCTAGAACCATGGTTCCCCGCTCACCTCCAACGAGATATCtatttctcccttcttcacattGACCCGCCTGCGACCTCTTctaaggagaagaaggcgccTGCTGTACCCGAGTCGGTGCTTAAGGCTGCGCTCTTAAGACGTGCagaggaggatatcaaacGGGTTTTGGCCCTGCGCAGTCAGAAACAGGCTTTGGGTGTGCTACTTCAGCGTGGTAGTGTGGGTGATGATTTGTGGCAACGGTTCCAGAgggcggagaaggagatggaggatgaggttCGCGATGTTGTTTCTGAG GCCAACGCATATGTACCCGGTTGGGGCCAAACGATTTTCCAATCTGCCAATGAAATGATGAACAACACCCTCTATCGCGAGCGCATCGCTGAGCAGCAGGCCAAGTTGGACGAGGAGCGTCAATggtgggagaagaggagagccAGCATCAAGGAAGGATTCATGAAGGAATTGGACGCCGAGGACTCTACTTCAACCGCACCTCCGCAGAAAACCGAAGCTCCAGCTGACACAACCCCTACCACGACCAGCAGCTCCACCCCTGCAATAAAGACCCCCGAGTCGTCTGGTGCGCCGTCCTCGGTAACTGGAAGCGATGACGATGCAGTTTTGGTCGAGGCTGATGAGCAGCCTGGGAGTCCGGCGTCCCcaagcaagaagaagaagaagggcaagaaatAA